Proteins from a genomic interval of Bacteroidota bacterium:
- a CDS encoding geranylgeranylglyceryl/heptaprenylglyceryl phosphate synthase, with the protein MALAPTPVHAASVYDRLLAARDTHGAGFVVLVDPDKLAPEDAPGFVERCVEAGVDALFLGGSLMHQGELERYVEILRAASDLPVIGFPGSLSQITPNLNAILYLSVVSGRNPEYLIGQHVHAAPMLKRCGLETISTGYMLIESGRMTTATYMSGSPPIPRHKPEIAAATGLAAEMMGMKLLFTDAGSGAEHAVSEEMVYAITKTCSIPLVVGGGLRAPEGVARRVAAGASFVVVGNAIEQRAGDGSFMAELAAAAHSVHALAR; encoded by the coding sequence ATGGCTCTCGCTCCCACTCCGGTTCACGCCGCTTCGGTCTACGACCGCCTGCTCGCCGCCCGCGACACCCACGGGGCGGGCTTCGTCGTTCTCGTCGACCCGGACAAGCTCGCGCCGGAGGACGCGCCTGGCTTCGTGGAGCGCTGCGTGGAGGCGGGCGTAGACGCGCTCTTCCTCGGCGGCAGCCTCATGCACCAGGGCGAGCTGGAGCGCTACGTCGAGATTCTGCGCGCGGCGTCCGACCTCCCGGTGATCGGCTTTCCCGGCTCGCTCAGTCAGATCACGCCCAACCTCAACGCGATCCTCTATCTGTCGGTGGTGAGCGGGCGCAACCCGGAATACCTCATCGGGCAGCACGTCCACGCCGCGCCGATGCTCAAGCGCTGCGGTCTGGAGACGATCTCGACAGGCTACATGCTCATCGAGAGCGGACGCATGACGACGGCGACCTATATGAGCGGCTCGCCGCCGATCCCGCGCCACAAGCCCGAGATCGCCGCCGCGACCGGCCTCGCCGCCGAGATGATGGGCATGAAGCTGCTCTTCACCGACGCGGGCAGCGGCGCTGAGCACGCCGTCTCGGAAGAAATGGTCTACGCCATCACCAAGACCTGCTCAATCCCGCTCGTCGTCGGCGGTGGCCTGCGCGCGCCGGAGGGCGTAGCCCGGCGCGTGGCCGCGGGTGCCAGCTTCGTGGTCGTCGGCAACGCGATCGAGCAGCGCGCGGGCGACGGGTCGTTTATGGCCGAGCTCGCCGCCGCGGCCCACAGCGTCCACGCGCTCGCCCGCTAG